The following proteins are co-located in the Leptospira weilii genome:
- a CDS encoding phospholipase D-like domain-containing protein, which translates to MRKISNAFVFLFLYICFFLFLATCSNRLDSEYFWLEWGKTRNVEASFSYPGRYIHTFKKRNVRDKILRLIEGAGFTIDLWVYSFEDPEILEALKKANARGVKIGIVADPEKEYADEFKSLGMFRKWERSGLQHSKILIVDRKKLFLGSGNFTWYGLENDLNGYISFDLFDSEIEDFYAFLEEDSGITSLNIPPFQFYISPEKGRLIQNLILREVDRAQRDIRYLIFDHFDSVLTSRLALADRRGVNVKGIYDSPVDEEGKYLAGVFENPGSEIAGDGNEDVIESGSFGKGGLLHHKTMIVDDKTLISGSYNFSISARDNNREILFKTTDPYLINAYIEEWERVHVNAIVYRTTSFGTENESNGVHFGYFENSIPIGVEQTICRTDTTEEESFYLESGKTFLMSILEYTFLPTESCKEVSDFTSSSSGFTGKRTNHPVKTKRFREKGILLTKQGKLFVASTTNDFQADFEHKPVHLFVPTFYSVQSGNLFFPQDLIEFKNPISIFFYQKGNGPITIPWNTSGNTFYVVPHSTEGMIFLEYESSFLAFCFHEYSKKGTEYTELIQEILSYREDAFLPGISSSAEKASIDARKRFGTYCYRY; encoded by the coding sequence ATGAGAAAAATTTCGAACGCTTTTGTTTTCCTTTTTCTTTATATCTGTTTTTTTCTTTTCTTGGCAACTTGTTCCAATCGCCTCGATTCCGAGTATTTCTGGTTAGAGTGGGGGAAAACGCGGAATGTGGAAGCTAGTTTTTCGTATCCTGGGCGTTACATTCATACTTTCAAAAAAAGGAATGTACGGGATAAGATTTTACGATTGATTGAAGGCGCTGGGTTTACGATTGATCTTTGGGTCTATTCTTTCGAGGATCCCGAAATTTTGGAAGCTTTGAAGAAAGCGAATGCAAGAGGGGTTAAGATCGGAATCGTGGCCGATCCGGAAAAGGAATATGCGGACGAATTTAAAAGTCTCGGTATGTTTCGAAAATGGGAAAGATCAGGTTTGCAACATTCTAAAATACTCATTGTGGATCGAAAAAAGCTATTTTTGGGTTCCGGTAATTTCACTTGGTACGGCCTTGAGAATGATCTGAATGGTTATATTTCCTTCGATCTATTCGATTCCGAAATAGAAGACTTTTATGCATTTTTGGAGGAAGATTCGGGAATTACTTCGCTTAACATTCCTCCGTTCCAATTTTATATTTCTCCGGAAAAAGGAAGATTGATTCAAAATCTGATCTTAAGGGAAGTCGATCGCGCGCAAAGAGACATTCGTTATTTGATTTTCGATCATTTCGATTCCGTCCTGACTTCTAGACTGGCTTTGGCGGATCGTAGAGGGGTGAATGTCAAAGGTATTTACGATTCTCCCGTGGATGAAGAAGGCAAGTATCTAGCCGGTGTATTTGAGAATCCCGGTTCCGAGATTGCGGGTGATGGAAATGAAGATGTAATTGAGTCGGGTTCTTTCGGTAAGGGCGGGCTTTTGCACCATAAAACGATGATCGTGGACGATAAGACATTGATTTCCGGTTCGTATAATTTTTCGATCAGCGCTAGGGATAATAACCGAGAAATTCTTTTCAAAACCACTGATCCGTATTTGATCAACGCTTACATAGAGGAGTGGGAACGAGTTCACGTAAACGCGATCGTTTATAGGACAACTTCGTTCGGAACAGAAAATGAATCGAATGGTGTTCACTTCGGCTATTTTGAAAATTCAATTCCGATCGGAGTCGAACAAACCATCTGTAGAACCGACACAACCGAGGAAGAGTCTTTTTATTTGGAATCTGGAAAAACGTTTCTGATGTCAATTTTGGAATATACTTTTCTTCCTACGGAATCTTGCAAAGAAGTTTCGGATTTTACGTCTTCCAGCAGCGGTTTTACTGGGAAAAGAACCAATCATCCGGTCAAGACGAAACGTTTTAGGGAAAAAGGGATTTTACTGACGAAACAAGGAAAGCTTTTTGTCGCGTCGACGACGAACGACTTTCAAGCGGATTTTGAACATAAACCAGTACATTTATTTGTTCCCACGTTTTATTCCGTCCAATCGGGAAATTTATTTTTTCCGCAAGACCTAATCGAATTTAAAAATCCGATTTCCATTTTCTTCTATCAAAAGGGAAACGGTCCGATCACAATTCCTTGGAATACGTCGGGGAATACTTTTTACGTCGTTCCTCATTCGACTGAGGGAATGATCTTTTTGGAATACGAGTCTTCATTTCTTGCGTTTTGTTTTCACGAGTATTCAAAAAAAGGAACGGAATATACGGAATTGATCCAGGAGATTCTTTCGTACCGAGAAGATGCTTTTTTGCCTGGAATAAGTTCTTCAGCGGAAAAGGCTTCAATCGATGCCAGAAAAAGATTTGGAACGTATTGCTATCGGTACTGA
- a CDS encoding LA_2168 family protein — protein sequence MKKLFVYSYFIIFFQISASEKSKGWTQISWMGWGLAGTQKVSDLSQAKEDRIYKELRINSSLIHGGIDRSLEMSRVNIKLQADLTASAESKLAFFAGKNLFFEFRKENVSLIVGRIQEEMKGSAFADWMDGTDGIVIKANFGELGRVRLDLFDFYSGYSLFEKNGFRNTILNTKRTQFDPAGEIEVKDSISNTFKNRYRGGVSYRYDLPYLETGFRFQYLNLQNWGRYANDLISETGNVSSGDRDYLTHSTIELKLKYSRFHCFFSGILARGQDRTGWNRIRQASAIPITGEAVLISTGVAWNFWKFDVFGFLPDRDKRNENGEVLELGFIGVGSSPSPVFSTNQSLDFNPSAWITDRGLEKQSGIQSGKRQSAWTGINLEYQESLIRFRFYIASYFFLSDTKGNEGALTMSKDGFRKDFLREALVETLIYFPSENTKFDFLYLKASLGGSWSDPESAKKELFFQIVSGVVL from the coding sequence ATGAAAAAGCTTTTTGTATATTCCTATTTTATAATATTTTTTCAGATTTCAGCGTCCGAGAAAAGTAAAGGTTGGACTCAAATTTCTTGGATGGGGTGGGGATTGGCAGGAACTCAAAAAGTTTCCGATCTTTCTCAAGCGAAAGAGGATCGGATTTACAAGGAACTACGGATTAACTCTTCTTTAATTCATGGTGGAATCGACCGAAGCCTGGAAATGTCTCGTGTAAATATAAAATTACAAGCGGATCTGACCGCTTCCGCCGAGTCTAAACTGGCTTTCTTTGCAGGAAAAAATCTATTTTTCGAATTTAGAAAAGAGAACGTTTCTCTCATCGTAGGCAGGATTCAAGAGGAGATGAAGGGATCCGCATTTGCGGATTGGATGGACGGAACGGACGGGATTGTAATCAAAGCAAATTTTGGCGAATTGGGTCGTGTTCGTTTGGATCTCTTTGATTTTTATTCCGGTTATTCCTTATTTGAAAAGAACGGATTTAGGAATACGATTCTAAATACAAAAAGGACTCAGTTTGATCCCGCTGGTGAGATTGAGGTTAAGGATTCCATTTCGAACACATTCAAAAATCGTTATAGAGGAGGGGTAAGTTATCGTTATGATTTGCCTTACTTGGAAACAGGGTTTCGTTTTCAATATCTCAATCTCCAAAATTGGGGAAGATATGCGAATGATTTAATTTCGGAGACGGGAAACGTTTCCTCGGGCGATCGGGATTATCTCACACATTCTACGATAGAACTGAAATTGAAATATTCTCGGTTTCATTGTTTTTTTTCCGGAATTTTGGCGAGAGGGCAGGATAGAACCGGTTGGAATCGAATACGACAAGCGAGTGCAATCCCCATTACGGGGGAGGCCGTTTTAATTTCCACCGGGGTTGCTTGGAATTTTTGGAAGTTTGATGTCTTCGGTTTTCTTCCCGATCGGGATAAAAGAAATGAGAACGGAGAAGTTTTGGAACTCGGTTTTATCGGAGTCGGCTCATCGCCTTCTCCGGTGTTCAGCACAAATCAGAGTTTGGACTTTAATCCTTCCGCTTGGATTACGGATCGAGGCCTGGAGAAGCAATCCGGAATTCAAAGTGGAAAACGTCAATCCGCTTGGACGGGAATCAATTTAGAATATCAAGAATCTCTTATTCGATTTCGTTTTTATATCGCCTCTTATTTTTTTCTTTCCGACACGAAAGGAAATGAAGGCGCGCTTACGATGTCCAAGGACGGTTTTCGAAAGGATTTTCTCCGGGAAGCCTTGGTTGAAACTCTGATTTATTTTCCTTCCGAAAATACGAAGTTTGATTTTTTATATCTGAAAGCTTCTTTGGGCGGTTCTTGGAGCGATCCTGAAAGTGCAAAAAAAGAATTATTCTTTCAAATTGTTTCGGGTGTCGTTTTATGA
- a CDS encoding LIC11755 family lipoprotein yields the protein MKLKFVFATIFLLFGLDSCRGKGNSAFLFPITNAGEFKLFYEPINVVASEIPKEILEEWKHPGVRIKTAPGIVCLFSGTVSVFGISICFPDQKGDVELELQNILKLWNTNLDSRTEPEFFEFSSNGQASVWIQQNRDLLENINEDWLILSGSKELDRMLQKEKFPELNRVSVFSENSILKPHSTNAFVGFSVLATNEKIRVLFSSEDFISSKNTLVVDIPGDVSILSEFLLEIQKQNLQITSLCKTDLPVLSEIFGGTESPIGRFLELNNPQKDPICFQDLELETSSGTYSLLAGPQFLIPGETILKVETGSVLPGGESVSFPWSDLKKKGDWILKSKDAKNVYKNSEKTFLEGGRYYSSHEDFYSICSNFFLSDVLERFCMDPGFGVSKQSQEWNDPPFCDSSAFQIEEANFTGLYLDGKVDQKQKFIDLEYSGNSICNPNSLSLENEGKEIPVWLDSKVIRPGGIFTLGKRDFLKKDVLVSPSELKDFEFGKSVFLKDRISKKISILSNDSSEIPILTKTDGSVVSLLWRENVWIPHPISSSNALSVEIQNFHSMNPGRKTDLADSAWKSFADVSEISWMGSYDGTVSVSADRFIEIDSASITSRILEIISGNKNYRFILPLKPGRNVLSIGKLVCFPKVETWIAPELSLGSKGKIRLLFVDGNIENDWISWDSLGINSTSQKLRRSASKIRTLSGASVWKNSALSDVSSRKTSCIGTEASPGLENRSLPFFQKEYSENLISILDPWISFNLDRNSPSDGSIQVFTFQPNGSVRLSTSGFLNLWSDLRSGILGSLNIRKEVLNYLVPVGGEELVGIPGSSGILISAVYPNPTVSTNEWLSICNWGLESVDVRSLEIRDSSSADRLVEYSFRFGANPPLGWINYNPTSFGWIFADRFLNSGECGYVLSPNFKNESVPFHSTTFRKVFTIDKTTTIGNGIGKNEGLDLFQEIQGNLVHIHSYGNQFSPFPFSIDADTDDLILLKENRSGDSSSDYEIEKKGNL from the coding sequence ATGAAGCTCAAATTCGTGTTTGCAACGATTTTTCTTCTTTTCGGACTCGACTCTTGCCGCGGTAAAGGGAACTCAGCGTTTCTTTTTCCGATTACAAATGCGGGAGAATTCAAACTCTTTTATGAACCGATAAACGTCGTTGCTTCGGAGATCCCGAAAGAGATCCTCGAAGAATGGAAACATCCAGGTGTTAGAATCAAAACGGCTCCGGGAATTGTTTGTCTATTTAGCGGAACGGTTTCTGTATTCGGAATTTCGATTTGTTTTCCGGATCAAAAAGGGGACGTTGAATTAGAATTACAAAATATTTTAAAATTATGGAATACAAATTTAGATTCCAGGACGGAGCCTGAGTTTTTCGAATTTTCATCCAACGGACAGGCGAGTGTGTGGATCCAACAGAATCGGGATCTTCTCGAAAACATAAACGAGGATTGGTTGATTCTTTCCGGTTCAAAGGAGTTGGATCGAATGCTCCAAAAGGAAAAATTTCCGGAATTAAATCGGGTCAGTGTTTTTTCTGAAAATTCGATTTTAAAACCGCATTCCACGAACGCGTTTGTCGGTTTCAGCGTTTTGGCTACAAATGAAAAGATTCGGGTCCTGTTTTCTTCCGAAGATTTTATTTCTTCTAAGAATACTCTCGTTGTGGATATTCCGGGTGACGTTTCGATTCTCTCCGAGTTTCTTCTGGAAATTCAAAAACAAAATCTTCAAATTACGAGTTTATGTAAAACGGACCTTCCCGTTTTAAGCGAGATTTTCGGAGGAACAGAATCTCCTATCGGAAGATTTTTGGAATTGAACAATCCCCAAAAAGATCCGATTTGTTTTCAAGATCTGGAGTTGGAAACGAGTTCGGGAACGTATTCGCTTCTTGCCGGGCCGCAATTTTTGATTCCGGGCGAAACGATTCTCAAAGTGGAAACGGGCAGCGTTCTTCCCGGGGGCGAATCTGTTTCTTTTCCTTGGTCGGATTTGAAGAAAAAGGGGGATTGGATCTTAAAATCTAAGGATGCGAAGAATGTTTATAAAAATTCCGAAAAAACTTTTTTGGAGGGAGGAAGATATTATTCTTCGCATGAAGATTTCTATTCCATCTGTTCCAATTTTTTCCTCTCTGATGTCTTAGAAAGATTTTGTATGGATCCCGGCTTCGGAGTTTCGAAACAAAGCCAAGAATGGAATGATCCTCCTTTTTGCGATTCGAGCGCGTTTCAAATCGAAGAGGCGAATTTTACAGGCTTGTATTTGGACGGGAAGGTGGATCAGAAGCAAAAGTTTATCGATTTAGAATATTCCGGAAATAGTATATGTAATCCGAATTCCTTATCCTTGGAAAACGAAGGAAAGGAAATTCCTGTTTGGCTAGACTCGAAAGTTATACGGCCGGGGGGCATTTTCACGTTAGGGAAACGGGATTTTTTGAAAAAAGATGTTCTTGTTTCCCCGTCCGAACTCAAGGATTTTGAATTCGGAAAATCCGTTTTTTTAAAGGATCGAATTTCAAAAAAGATCAGTATTCTTTCGAATGATTCTTCGGAAATTCCGATTTTGACAAAAACGGATGGTTCCGTAGTTTCTCTTTTGTGGAGGGAGAATGTTTGGATTCCGCATCCGATATCTTCTTCGAATGCTCTCTCCGTTGAAATTCAAAATTTTCATTCCATGAACCCGGGAAGAAAAACGGATCTTGCGGATTCTGCTTGGAAATCTTTTGCAGATGTTTCCGAAATTTCCTGGATGGGGTCGTATGACGGAACGGTATCCGTAAGCGCGGATCGTTTCATCGAGATCGATTCGGCTTCCATAACTTCTAGAATTTTGGAAATTATTTCGGGAAATAAAAATTATCGGTTTATTTTACCTTTGAAGCCGGGAAGAAACGTGTTATCTATCGGCAAGTTGGTCTGCTTTCCCAAAGTAGAGACTTGGATCGCTCCCGAATTAAGTTTGGGAAGTAAGGGAAAGATCCGACTTCTTTTCGTGGACGGGAACATAGAGAATGATTGGATAAGTTGGGACTCTTTGGGAATCAATTCCACTTCTCAAAAACTGAGGAGATCCGCGTCCAAGATCCGAACTTTATCCGGTGCAAGCGTTTGGAAAAACAGTGCGCTTTCCGACGTTTCTTCGAGAAAAACAAGTTGTATCGGAACGGAAGCAAGTCCAGGACTTGAAAATAGAAGTCTTCCATTTTTTCAAAAAGAATATTCGGAAAATCTAATTTCTATCTTAGATCCTTGGATCAGTTTTAATTTGGATCGGAATAGTCCGAGTGACGGATCTATCCAGGTCTTTACGTTTCAACCCAACGGTTCCGTTCGGTTATCGACGTCAGGGTTCTTAAATTTATGGAGCGATCTTCGATCTGGAATTTTAGGATCCTTGAATATTCGAAAAGAGGTTCTTAACTATCTTGTTCCTGTCGGAGGCGAAGAACTCGTCGGAATTCCCGGTTCCTCTGGGATTTTGATTTCGGCCGTATACCCGAATCCCACCGTGTCTACGAATGAATGGTTGTCGATTTGCAATTGGGGTCTTGAATCTGTGGACGTTCGCAGTTTGGAAATTCGGGACAGTTCCTCTGCCGATCGTCTGGTGGAGTATTCCTTTCGTTTCGGAGCCAATCCTCCGCTTGGTTGGATAAATTATAATCCGACTTCATTCGGTTGGATTTTTGCGGATAGATTTCTAAATTCGGGAGAATGCGGTTACGTCCTTTCTCCCAATTTTAAGAATGAATCTGTTCCCTTTCATTCCACGACGTTTCGAAAAGTTTTTACGATTGATAAGACGACTACGATCGGAAATGGAATCGGTAAAAACGAAGGTTTGGATCTTTTTCAGGAAATTCAAGGAAATCTCGTCCACATTCACAGTTACGGAAATCAATTTTCCCCATTTCCATTTTCCATCGACGCCGATACGGATGATTTGATTCTTCTCAAAGAAAATCGTTCCGGCGACTCCTCCTCCGATTATGAAATCGAAAAGAAGGGGAATTTATGA
- the uvrC gene encoding excinuclease ABC subunit UvrC — MPEILNHTLILEKIKNLGVSPGCYLWKSRKGEVLYVGKAKNLDKRIRNYLKENHPDIKTRALQKEIFDLDWIATGTEKEALILEATLIKKHNPRFNVRLKDDKKYPYICVSLSEPFPMVSITRKLKDNGDRYFGPYSDVKSTRETLDIILRIFPVRKTRQVLPLSKPRRPCLNFDMGRCLGPCQGNIPVEDYKVVIDQVIQFLEGKKESLVGDLSVKMSASSDRMDFEKAARYRDMLQRIQNFREKQTVVSPEGGDEDVIGFARKKDEGQVILLEVRGGRLETKKSFPIQGVLDAEDSEILGAFFRDYYLNAALVPPLIFVPADIQEETVAVMDVLQEKTGFRPKLKSPRGGDKRSLLKIAEKNAELGLTERLLATHYRDQTASLKEIQEMFSLEHPPHIIECYDISHFQGSEPVASGVMFVEGKPFKQGYRKYNIRGYKGINDPGMIHEVISRRLQRIVNEDSVFPDLIVIDGGPTQLAKACEAAVEAGAERIPMIGLAKKREEIYFPGDNEPFIFDMNSSGMKLLRHLRDEAHRFGVSHHRSRRNKETMRALIQGVPDIGFKRSKLLLQHFSGEKKIEDATKEELLAVSGIGENLAEKILRQLQKKE, encoded by the coding sequence ATGCCTGAAATTTTAAATCATACTCTGATTCTGGAAAAAATAAAAAACTTAGGCGTTTCTCCGGGCTGTTATCTTTGGAAATCCAGAAAGGGAGAGGTTTTATACGTAGGTAAGGCTAAAAATTTGGACAAAAGAATCCGCAATTATCTCAAAGAAAATCATCCCGATATAAAAACACGAGCGCTTCAAAAGGAAATCTTCGATCTTGACTGGATTGCAACCGGAACCGAAAAAGAGGCTCTGATTCTAGAAGCGACTCTCATCAAAAAACACAATCCTCGTTTTAACGTTCGTTTGAAAGACGATAAAAAATATCCGTACATCTGCGTTTCTCTTTCGGAGCCTTTTCCGATGGTTTCTATCACAAGAAAGCTCAAAGACAACGGGGATCGTTATTTCGGTCCTTATTCGGACGTAAAATCTACAAGAGAAACATTAGACATCATCTTGAGAATTTTTCCTGTTCGTAAAACGAGACAGGTGCTTCCGTTGTCGAAACCCAGAAGACCCTGTTTGAACTTCGATATGGGGCGTTGTCTCGGCCCTTGCCAAGGAAATATTCCCGTAGAAGATTATAAAGTTGTAATTGATCAAGTGATTCAATTCTTAGAGGGCAAAAAAGAATCTCTCGTGGGAGATCTCAGCGTCAAAATGAGTGCGTCGTCGGATCGGATGGATTTTGAAAAAGCAGCTCGTTATCGGGATATGCTCCAGCGAATTCAAAACTTCCGAGAAAAACAAACTGTGGTCAGCCCGGAAGGCGGGGACGAGGATGTGATCGGATTTGCCAGGAAGAAGGACGAAGGTCAGGTTATTCTTCTTGAAGTTCGAGGCGGACGGTTGGAAACCAAAAAATCTTTTCCGATTCAAGGAGTTTTGGATGCGGAAGATTCGGAAATTCTAGGAGCTTTTTTCAGAGATTATTATTTAAATGCGGCTTTGGTTCCTCCTTTGATTTTTGTTCCGGCGGACATTCAAGAGGAAACTGTCGCGGTTATGGATGTGCTTCAGGAGAAAACGGGTTTCAGACCCAAACTCAAGTCCCCTCGCGGTGGAGATAAACGTTCCCTTTTAAAAATTGCGGAAAAAAATGCGGAACTTGGATTAACCGAAAGACTACTTGCGACTCACTATAGGGATCAAACCGCTTCTTTGAAAGAAATCCAAGAGATGTTTTCTCTGGAACATCCTCCTCATATCATCGAATGCTACGATATCAGCCACTTTCAAGGTTCGGAGCCGGTTGCGAGTGGTGTGATGTTTGTGGAAGGAAAACCATTCAAACAAGGATATAGAAAGTATAATATAAGAGGTTATAAGGGGATCAACGATCCCGGAATGATCCACGAGGTGATTTCTAGGCGTCTGCAAAGAATTGTCAACGAGGACAGCGTTTTCCCGGATCTCATCGTGATCGACGGAGGACCGACCCAGCTGGCCAAAGCCTGCGAAGCCGCAGTGGAGGCGGGGGCGGAAAGAATTCCTATGATCGGTCTTGCAAAGAAGAGAGAGGAGATTTATTTTCCCGGAGACAACGAACCTTTTATCTTTGATATGAATTCATCCGGAATGAAATTGCTTCGTCATCTTCGGGACGAGGCGCATCGATTCGGAGTTTCACATCATAGATCGCGTAGGAACAAAGAGACTATGCGCGCTCTCATTCAAGGCGTTCCGGATATCGGTTTCAAAAGAAGCAAACTGCTTCTCCAACACTTTTCGGGAGAAAAAAAAATCGAAGACGCAACCAAAGAGGAACTTCTTGCCGTTTCTGGAATCGGGGAAAATCTCGCCGAAAAAATTCTGAGACAACTTCAAAAAAAAGAATAA
- a CDS encoding peptide chain release factor family protein codes for MAFRFPVSVEKESKLLELMEALKVKENELEESFTRSGGKGGQNVNKVSTAVHLKHKPTGIEVKCSLYRTQGLNRYKARMILCEKIRELKRKNQGILSDERKKSIRNKQKDKKRKKEKYSRKDQNFSSILLEPDESLEVESENPESLNEERMPLNQSRNSDKFISDSSAL; via the coding sequence ATGGCTTTTCGTTTTCCCGTTTCGGTCGAAAAGGAATCTAAACTTTTGGAACTCATGGAAGCTCTGAAAGTAAAAGAAAACGAACTGGAGGAAAGTTTTACGAGAAGCGGGGGCAAGGGCGGGCAAAATGTAAATAAGGTTTCCACTGCGGTTCATCTCAAGCACAAACCAACCGGAATCGAAGTTAAATGTTCTCTTTATAGAACCCAAGGCCTCAATCGTTATAAGGCAAGAATGATTTTATGTGAAAAAATTCGGGAGCTAAAGCGTAAAAATCAGGGTATCCTGAGTGATGAACGGAAGAAATCGATTCGTAATAAACAAAAAGATAAAAAACGAAAGAAAGAAAAATATTCCAGAAAGGATCAAAACTTTTCTTCTATTCTTTTGGAACCGGATGAAAGTTTGGAAGTCGAATCGGAAAATCCAGAAAGTTTAAACGAAGAACGAATGCCTTTGAATCAAAGTCGGAACTCCGACAAGTTTATTTCAGATTCAAGTGCCTTGTGA
- a CDS encoding acyl-CoA thioesterase, whose protein sequence is MEVFIDQKLEGMELATQHIVMPRDLNQHGFLFGGQMLAWIDEGCAMYVMEKIRYSNIVTVSMADVVFKSPGLLGDIIQIFSKIDRIGNSSITIRNTSIGKSQNRKELKEIIDCKITYVCLDENGRPFPYFKDHFEFRDLK, encoded by the coding sequence ATGGAAGTATTTATCGATCAGAAATTGGAAGGAATGGAACTTGCGACCCAGCATATCGTTATGCCCAGGGATCTCAATCAACACGGATTTCTTTTTGGAGGTCAGATGCTTGCTTGGATCGACGAGGGTTGCGCCATGTATGTCATGGAGAAAATTCGTTATTCGAATATCGTTACCGTGAGTATGGCGGACGTTGTGTTTAAAAGCCCCGGACTTTTGGGAGATATCATTCAGATCTTTTCTAAAATTGATAGAATAGGAAACAGTTCCATCACGATTCGAAACACTTCCATCGGAAAAAGCCAGAATAGAAAAGAACTCAAAGAGATCATCGATTGTAAGATTACTTATGTTTGTCTAGATGAAAATGGAAGACCGTTTCCTTATTTCAAAGACCATTTCGAATTTCGAGATCTGAAATAA
- the nth gene encoding endonuclease III has product MLRKNTQELQNRPLKKPDPAFLKWFSRIFFLLRKEFGKIQTPLHFKHHYELAIAVILSAQCTDERVNQVTPALFKTFSSLESFANADLKDIEALIFSTGFYHNKAKSIQGFARKLLNDFDGKIPKTIAELTTLPGFGRKTANVVLSEVHGLVEGIVVDTHVNRISKVLGLTTKNDPVQVEKDLMSILPKKYWRDISLYLIFLGRKNCKAHRRFCEECILKKDCPSSSVAQGV; this is encoded by the coding sequence TTGCTCCGAAAAAATACGCAGGAATTACAAAACAGGCCCCTAAAAAAGCCTGATCCTGCTTTTTTAAAGTGGTTTTCCCGGATTTTTTTTCTTTTAAGAAAAGAATTCGGGAAGATACAAACCCCTCTTCATTTCAAGCATCATTACGAACTTGCTATCGCAGTCATCTTAAGTGCTCAGTGCACGGACGAGCGAGTCAATCAGGTTACTCCCGCTCTTTTTAAAACTTTTTCCAGTCTGGAATCCTTTGCCAACGCGGATTTAAAAGACATTGAAGCTTTGATCTTTTCCACCGGATTTTATCATAATAAAGCGAAGTCCATTCAGGGATTTGCTAGAAAATTGTTAAACGACTTTGACGGTAAAATTCCAAAGACGATCGCGGAGCTTACCACACTTCCCGGATTCGGTCGTAAGACCGCAAACGTGGTTTTGTCCGAGGTTCACGGACTTGTGGAAGGAATCGTAGTCGATACCCACGTAAATCGAATTTCGAAGGTTCTCGGACTGACGACTAAAAACGATCCGGTTCAGGTAGAGAAAGATCTTATGTCGATTCTTCCCAAAAAATATTGGAGAGATATTTCCTTGTATTTGATTTTTTTAGGAAGAAAAAATTGTAAGGCACATCGCCGATTTTGTGAGGAATGTATCCTTAAAAAGGATTGCCCATCATCCTCGGTTGCCCAAGGAGTTTGA
- the rpmB gene encoding 50S ribosomal protein L28, whose translation MARRCEVTGRGTVSGNNVSHSHIKTRRTWKVNLIKKRIFLEDENRWVTIRLSTRALRTLRKKGIKAAIKDNGGSLGVLAPKKYAGITKQAPKKA comes from the coding sequence ATGGCCAGAAGATGTGAAGTAACCGGAAGAGGCACTGTCTCTGGGAACAATGTTTCCCATTCCCATATCAAGACAAGAAGAACCTGGAAGGTGAATCTGATCAAAAAAAGAATCTTTTTGGAGGACGAGAACCGCTGGGTTACGATTCGTCTTTCTACCAGAGCTCTTAGAACTCTGAGAAAAAAAGGAATTAAGGCCGCCATCAAAGATAACGGCGGATCCTTGGGTGTTCTTGCTCCGAAAAAATACGCAGGAATTACAAAACAGGCCCCTAAAAAAGCCTGA